The Catenuloplanes niger genome includes a window with the following:
- a CDS encoding SDR family NAD(P)-dependent oxidoreductase yields the protein MTSVLITGPSRNLGRATTLALADRGADLLLVGRNLSAVAGEARDRGARVHELTADLSRLADVRAAAAAAKNLIDTGTVRPLRALIANAGLMSGDTRRTSADGHELTFAVNYLAHAQLVADLHTTLTAPARIVLLGSNTYHQNIWRRLLNVAEARWRDPLDLARPSDDPPGVAYSNAKLAILYYAHELQRHVAPGIGVTVFEPGWMPGTALGRDAPPAARAVGRALGRFPGVANPERSGPALASVALDDRWAHLRDGAFVLRDHVIEAKPVAHDRARERRLWEATAHLLAVPA from the coding sequence ATGACCTCCGTACTGATCACCGGCCCGTCCCGCAACCTCGGCCGGGCCACCACGCTCGCGCTCGCCGACCGCGGCGCCGACCTGCTGCTCGTCGGCCGCAACCTGTCCGCGGTCGCCGGCGAGGCACGCGACCGCGGCGCCCGGGTGCACGAGCTCACCGCCGACCTGTCCCGGCTCGCCGACGTGCGGGCCGCGGCCGCCGCCGCGAAGAACCTGATCGACACCGGCACGGTACGCCCGCTGCGCGCGCTGATCGCGAACGCCGGCCTGATGTCGGGCGACACCCGGCGCACCTCCGCGGACGGCCACGAACTGACGTTCGCGGTCAACTACCTGGCCCATGCGCAGCTCGTCGCGGACCTGCACACCACGCTGACCGCGCCGGCCCGGATCGTGCTGCTCGGCTCGAACACGTACCACCAGAACATCTGGCGGCGGCTCCTCAATGTGGCGGAAGCCCGCTGGCGCGACCCGCTCGACCTGGCCCGGCCGTCCGACGACCCGCCCGGCGTCGCCTACTCCAACGCCAAGCTCGCCATCCTCTACTACGCCCACGAACTGCAGCGGCACGTCGCCCCCGGCATCGGCGTGACCGTGTTCGAGCCCGGCTGGATGCCCGGCACCGCGCTCGGCCGCGACGCGCCGCCCGCGGCCCGGGCCGTCGGTCGCGCGCTGGGCCGGTTCCCCGGCGTCGCGAACCCGGAACGGTCCGGGCCCGCGCTGGCATCGGTCGCGCTCGACGACCGCTGGGCGCATCTGCGCGACGGCGCCTTCGTGCTCCGCGACCACGTCATCGAGGCCAAGCCGGTCGCGCACGACCGGGCCCGCGAACGCCGCCTCTGGGAGGCCACCGCGCACCTGCTCGCCGTCCCCGCCTGA
- a CDS encoding TetR/AcrR family transcriptional regulator encodes MSTTQAGPARRSRRAGYTAATHRSILEAARRLFRERGYFAVKVEEVARAARVSPATVYAVAGGKAGLLRSLMRFCAAAPAVTANLELIDRADDPGRILDLVADTTLDMRREWGDVLRVIMATAPHEPAAAASLAEATDRYRSGLLLAAKRLARLGALRAGVDVPHADALLWFYFGYSSLFTLVDDLHWSDGDAVAWLRTAAADALLDPAPGV; translated from the coding sequence ATGAGCACCACCCAGGCGGGACCAGCGCGGCGCAGCCGTCGTGCCGGGTACACGGCCGCGACCCACCGATCCATCCTCGAGGCCGCCCGCCGCCTGTTCCGCGAGCGGGGTTACTTCGCGGTCAAGGTCGAGGAGGTGGCCCGCGCCGCCCGGGTCTCGCCCGCGACCGTCTACGCCGTGGCCGGTGGCAAGGCCGGGCTGCTGCGCTCGCTGATGCGGTTCTGCGCGGCCGCGCCCGCGGTCACCGCCAACCTGGAGCTGATCGACCGCGCCGACGACCCGGGCCGCATCCTGGACCTGGTCGCGGACACCACGCTCGACATGCGCCGCGAGTGGGGCGACGTGCTGCGCGTCATCATGGCCACCGCGCCGCACGAGCCGGCCGCGGCCGCGTCGCTGGCCGAGGCGACCGACCGGTACCGTTCCGGCCTGCTGCTGGCCGCGAAGCGCCTGGCCCGGCTCGGCGCGCTGCGCGCCGGCGTCGACGTGCCGCACGCGGACGCGCTGCTCTGGTTCTACTTCGGATACTCCTCGCTGTTCACGCTCGTCGACGACCTGCACTGGAGCGACGGCGACGCGGTGGCCTGGCTGCGCACCGCGGCCGCGGACGCCCTCCTGGACCCGGCACCCGGTGTCTGA
- a CDS encoding helix-turn-helix transcriptional regulator, which yields MESWEFGAMLRRLRDRVAPGKVGVPVGRRRRAAGLRREELAALAGISADYLTRLEQGRATAPSAQVVEALARALRIGDAERDLLYRLAGHAAPGRDVLPSRVPPSVQRLLDRLSHTPVVVYDASWTLVLANAPYDALMGETTAWRGLERNAIWRHLTGRNTRVVHAAQERARLEAGLVADLRLTVSRYPADRALARLVNELRACPRFPELWDADPPAEGPARQKIIEHPAVGRIALDCDTLVVAQDDLRIMVYTAEPGTEDAERLALVTVLGTQSLV from the coding sequence ATGGAGTCGTGGGAGTTCGGCGCGATGCTGCGGCGCTTGCGGGACCGGGTGGCTCCGGGGAAGGTCGGCGTCCCGGTGGGTCGGCGGCGGCGCGCGGCCGGGCTGCGCCGGGAGGAACTGGCCGCGCTGGCCGGGATCTCCGCGGACTACCTCACCCGCCTGGAGCAGGGCCGGGCGACCGCGCCGTCCGCGCAGGTGGTGGAGGCGCTGGCCCGGGCGCTGCGGATCGGCGACGCCGAGCGTGACCTGCTCTACCGGCTGGCCGGGCACGCGGCGCCGGGGCGTGACGTGCTGCCGTCCCGGGTGCCGCCGAGCGTGCAGCGGCTGCTGGACCGGTTGTCCCACACGCCGGTCGTCGTCTACGACGCGAGCTGGACGCTGGTGCTGGCGAACGCGCCGTACGACGCGCTGATGGGGGAGACGACGGCCTGGCGCGGCCTGGAGCGCAACGCGATCTGGCGCCACCTCACCGGCCGCAACACCCGGGTGGTGCACGCCGCGCAGGAGCGGGCCCGCCTGGAGGCCGGGCTGGTGGCGGACCTGCGGCTGACCGTGTCGCGGTACCCGGCGGACCGCGCGCTCGCGAGACTGGTGAACGAGCTGCGCGCCTGCCCACGGTTCCCGGAGCTGTGGGACGCGGACCCGCCGGCCGAGGGGCCGGCCCGGCAGAAGATCATCGAGCACCCCGCGGTCGGCCGGATCGCACTGGACTGTGACACGCTGGTCGTGGCCCAGGACGACCTGCGGATCATGGTCTACACGGCCGAGCCGGGCACCGAGGACGCGGAGCGGCTCGCGCTCGTGACCGTCCTCGGCACCCAGAGCCTTGTCTGA